Genomic segment of Luteolibacter arcticus:
GTTGGTGAAGACCGCGCCCTTCTTGGACACGGCGTATTCGATGAAGGCGCCGCGCTCCTTGACGCCGAGCGGGGCTTGGAAAAAGCGCTCCACCAGCGAGTCCACGAGCTTCGCGGGATCCTCGCGCAGCGACCGCGGGGCGATCTTTTCGTAATCGGGACCGGCCCAATTCTGCTGGGCGCGTTCGCGTTGGTTGGACACCCGCATCTGCTTGCGGTCCTTTTCTTTCTCCATCTCCATGTCCATATCCATCATCTCGCCGCCGCCATCATTGTCGTTGGCCGCGAGCTTCGAGGACTCCTGGGAGCCCTTGGTGATGAAGCCGGCCACATTGTAGCGGGTCAGCAGCGTGTTGGTGTTGATCCAAGCCTTGCCCCAGTCCCAGCCGGCCACATTCGGCGGCATGAAGAGCACTTGCCCGAGCTGCTGCTGGGCACTGACCGCATAGCCTTGGGGCGGGTTCTCGAGTTCCAGTTCCTTGAGCATCTGCACCAGGAATTGGATCGGACTCTTGATCTGGTTGCGGACGATCTTGTCCGAGTAGAAGGCCTTCGAGCGGAAGATCTCGCGCAACAGCGGCTCGACCTTGAAATCCGCGTCCTTGAACGATTTCGCCAGCGCCTCGACGCCTTCCTGCGGCGGATCTTCGGCCGCAAAGTATTCCCACAGCTTCCGCGGCAAGTAGCGCGCGGCGGCATCTTGCTCGAATAGCAGGTCGATCACGCCATCGCCGTCGAACTTGCCGGTCTTGCCAAAGATCGTCTTCTCGCCGCCGTCCCACTGGCGCTTGTTGTGGACGACGGTGCCGTTGAGGCGGTTGAGACTGTAGCCGCTGAAAGCACGCGCGGCTTCCTTGATGTCCTGCTCGGCGTAGTTCCCCTCGCCGAGCGTGAAGAGTTCCATCACCTCGCGGGCGAAGTTCTCGTTCGGCATCCCCTTCTTCGAGGTCTGCGTGTCGAGGTAGAGGACCATCGCCGGATCCATCAGGATGGCGTGGGTCAGCTCCTTGAACGAACCCGTGGCGTGGTGGCGGAACAGTTCATTCTGCATCACCAGCAGCACCGGCTGCTTCACCTTCTGGATCGAGGTGGCGAAATGGTCGTGCCAGAACAGCACCATCTTCTCCCTCAGCGGAGCCTCCGTCTTCAGCATCCGGCGGAACCACCAGCCCTGCGCCTCGATGCCGTGCTGCCGGTTCGTGCGCTGCTGCTTCTGGTTGAATTCGCGGCGAAACCTTTCCGCCTCCTCTGCAGACATCTCGCGGGAGGCCCGGCGGACCTCCTGGAATTGCTGCTGCCGCGCCTTCATGTCGGCCACCGCCTGCTCTCGGTTCGCCCATGCGGGGAGAGAAAAAGCGTCCACGGGCTCGGTCGGCTTGAGCAAGCTTTCGACAGCCTGGTATCGGCCGAGCGCGTGGAAGCTCTCGATATCTTTCGGTGAGCCACCGAAACCCGCGCGACGAAGCAGGTGCGCGGCTTCCTGGATCGTCCACTGGTCGGATGCGGCGGGTAACATGGCGGAGGAAAAACGGGTTGCGTGGGAAGGAACCATCCTCGCACCGTTCGGGTTGCGGAACATCGTGAAGGTTTGGAATTTTCCCGTAGTTTTCCTGCGCTCGAATGCGTATCGGCGACCCCATGAAGCGACTTTTCCTCTGCCTCGTCCTGTGCGGCATCGCCGCCGCCGCGGATCGGCCCAACGTGCTGGTATTCATCGTGGACGACATGGGCTGGCAGGACACCTCGGTGCCTTTTCACCACGATGCGGAGGGCAAGCCGGTCGTCTCCGTCCTCAACCGCCGCTACCGCACGCCGAACATGGAAAAACTCGCGGCGCAGGGGATGAAATTCACCCGCGCCTACGCCCACCCGGTCTGCACGCCCTCGCGCATCACCCTCATGACCGGCAAGAACGCCGCGCGCCACCATGTCACAAATTGGACGAACCCCGCTGGGACCGAAAACAGCGACAATG
This window contains:
- a CDS encoding DUF1800 domain-containing protein — its product is MLPAASDQWTIQEAAHLLRRAGFGGSPKDIESFHALGRYQAVESLLKPTEPVDAFSLPAWANREQAVADMKARQQQFQEVRRASREMSAEEAERFRREFNQKQQRTNRQHGIEAQGWWFRRMLKTEAPLREKMVLFWHDHFATSIQKVKQPVLLVMQNELFRHHATGSFKELTHAILMDPAMVLYLDTQTSKKGMPNENFAREVMELFTLGEGNYAEQDIKEAARAFSGYSLNRLNGTVVHNKRQWDGGEKTIFGKTGKFDGDGVIDLLFEQDAAARYLPRKLWEYFAAEDPPQEGVEALAKSFKDADFKVEPLLREIFRSKAFYSDKIVRNQIKSPIQFLVQMLKELELENPPQGYAVSAQQQLGQVLFMPPNVAGWDWGKAWINTNTLLTRYNVAGFITKGSQESSKLAANDNDGGGEMMDMDMEMEKEKDRKQMRVSNQRERAQQNWAGPDYEKIAPRSLREDPAKLVDSLVERFFQAPLGVKERGAFIEYAVSKKGAVFTNKEVGELCHLMMSTPHYQLD